A genomic stretch from Eubacterium sulci ATCC 35585 includes:
- a CDS encoding sugar transferase — protein sequence MKSKSNGLYCKLIKRFMDFLIAALSIIIFSPLLIILAILVRVKLGGPVIFKQERPGLNGKVFKLYKFRTMTDAKDENGNLLDDEYRLTSFGKKLRSTSLDELPELYNILKGDMSIVGPRPLLVKYLPLYNDEQKRRHDVRPGLTGLAQVSGRNAITWTEKFNKDIEYVDNVSLGLDISIFFKTIYCVLKKEGINSDSAATMEDFTGNN from the coding sequence ATGAAATCAAAATCAAATGGATTGTACTGCAAGTTAATAAAGAGGTTCATGGATTTTCTCATAGCGGCACTAAGCATAATAATCTTTAGCCCACTACTTATAATTCTTGCAATACTTGTAAGAGTAAAGCTTGGAGGGCCTGTAATATTTAAGCAGGAAAGACCTGGGCTAAATGGTAAGGTGTTTAAGCTATATAAGTTTAGAACCATGACTGATGCCAAAGATGAGAATGGGAATCTGCTTGATGACGAGTATAGACTGACTAGCTTTGGCAAGAAGCTTAGATCAACAAGCCTAGATGAACTACCTGAGCTTTACAATATACTAAAGGGCGATATGTCCATTGTTGGACCGAGGCCTCTATTAGTTAAATACCTGCCATTATATAATGATGAGCAAAAAAGAAGGCACGATGTAAGACCTGGGCTTACAGGGCTTGCACAGGTGTCAGGAAGAAATGCGATAACTTGGACTGAGAAGTTCAATAAGGATATCGAATATGTTGATAATGTCTCACTTGGACTAGATATATCAATATTTTTTAAAACCATATACTGCGTGCTTAAGAAAGAAGGAATAAACTCAGACTCAGCAGCAACTATGGAAGATTTTACAGGAAATAATTAG
- a CDS encoding pilin glycosylation protein, protein MKYRREVYNSFVAKGWEAVNIIHPNAVVAPDAKLGKGILIECGCLITPNPTIGDNVVVNTGSQVNHDNVIEDHVYIASGVVLSGGVRIKSNTLLDDGVIVTLGRTVGSDCIIGAGAVITKDTSDKIVAYGNPAKEIRENLNIGK, encoded by the coding sequence ATGAAGTATAGAAGAGAGGTATATAACAGCTTCGTAGCAAAGGGTTGGGAGGCTGTGAACATAATACATCCAAATGCTGTAGTTGCACCAGATGCCAAGCTTGGCAAAGGCATACTAATAGAGTGTGGGTGCTTGATAACACCTAATCCTACAATCGGTGACAATGTTGTGGTAAATACGGGTTCACAGGTAAATCACGACAATGTCATTGAGGATCATGTCTACATTGCGTCTGGAGTAGTTCTTTCGGGAGGTGTCAGAATAAAATCGAATACACTTCTCGATGATGGTGTAATTGTAACACTCGGAAGAACCGTTGGTTCGGATTGCATTATTGGAGCTGGCGCTGTAATAACTAAAGACACTTCAGATAAGATAGTAGCTTATGGTAATCCAGCAAAAGAGATACGAGAAAATCTAAACATCGGAAAATAA